The Arctopsyche grandis isolate Sample6627 chromosome 5, ASM5162203v2, whole genome shotgun sequence genome includes a window with the following:
- the LOC143911644 gene encoding uncharacterized protein LOC143911644, giving the protein MVKFSLLFLFIGFLGHTMGAPQLDKAVADMVAGMMTQYGVAPPPCGQDTAGNVQQMMTAMNPSYAAPSMPPMQPQMQPQMPPPMMMPPMMMMMPPMMPPMMMGPPPPPPQAAEPAPTPKPEEITPVTTPETPTGTESVTDAPPPPAESAPEAVPAAVGAPEPTAEAPMSTTGPVMYYV; this is encoded by the exons ATGGTGAAATTCAGCCTATTGTTCTTGTTCATTGGATTCCTCGGT CACACTATGGGTGCACCACAATTGGATAAGGCCGTTGCTGATATGGTAGCTGGTATGATGACACAGTATGGTGTAGCACCTCCACCATGTGGACAGGATACAGCTGGAAACGTTCAACAGATGATGACTGCCATGAATCCCAGCTATGCAGCACCATCAATGCCACCAATGCAACCACAAATGCAACCACAAATGCCACCACCAATGATGATGCcaccaatgatgatgatgatgccaCCAATGATGCCACCAATGATGATGggtccaccaccaccaccaccacaagCTGCAGAACCAGCACCAACACCAAAACCAGAAGAAATAACACCAGTAACAACACCAGAAACACCAACAGGCACTGAATCAGTTACAGATGCTCCACCACCACCTGCAGAATCTGCCCCAGAAGCAGTGCCAGCAGCCGTTGGAGCACCAGAACCAACCGCAGAAGCACCAATGTCAACTACCGGTCCcgttatgtattatgtataa
- the LOC143911642 gene encoding uncharacterized protein LOC143911642 yields MFKLAFLLLGCFAFSSTYSSAVPYNWAASNAGCQSCNTPSTQSTWPNWSGWPNSQNWWSWPSWQNQYQTQWQYPSQQQWNYPSQQNWQYPSYQYQYQWPQVPTVPPPTVAPTAAPTVAPKPPTPVDYAVEPAPPTEAAAAAAGPVDAAAAYVQPFTGPTQKAKNLKEGGGVRGVGSAASSIPFWWALNWCFMPSNTYTMPCRCLFSYIEYCWMEPNPHPLCKCENTCKWW; encoded by the exons ATGTTCAAACTCGCATTCCTCTTACTCGGATGCTTCGCCTTC TCCAGCACCTATTCAAGCGCTGTCCCATACAATTGGGCAGCGAGTAACGCAGGATGCCAAAGCTGCAACACTCCATCCACCCAATCTACCTGGCCCAACTGGTCTGGCTGGCCCAACTCGCAAAACTGGTGGTCTTGGCCATCTTGGCAAAACCAATATCAAACTCAATGGCAATATCCATCGCAACAACAATGGAATTACCCATCACAACAGAATTGGCAATATCCATCCtatcaatatcaatatcaatgGCCTCAAGTGCCTACTGTACCACCACCAACAGTAGCTCCAACTGCTGCTCCAACTGTTGCTCCAAAACCACCAACTCCAGTTGACTATGCTGTAGAACCAGCACCTCCAACagaagcagcagcagcagcagcaggaCCCGTAGATGCAGCTGCAGCTTACGTACAACCATTCACAGGACCTACCCAAAAAGCTAAAAATTTGAAAGAAGGAGGCGGTGTTAGAGGAGTTGGATCTGCTGCAAGTTCCATTCCATTCTGGTGGGCTCTGAACTGGTGCTTCATGCCAAGCAACACGTACACAATGCCATGCAGATGCTTGTTCTCTTACATCGAATACTGCTGGATGGAACCAAATCCACATCCATTGTGCAAGTGCGAAAATACTTGTAAATGGTGGTAA
- the LOC143911696 gene encoding uncharacterized protein LOC143911696 gives MAKFLFVLLGCFLFFEYCAGQEVLGPAGQVGPVGPAGRIDLLGRPPLIDIDILPAAATDSMEIYRPALETKSKSWPGAFPYWPIWYQCKINPFLPKCKCFFRWLYFCYPYWSHPMCQCTRFCPW, from the exons ATGGCCAAGTTCCTCTTCGTCCTCCTGGGATGTTTCCTATTC TTCGAGTATTGTGCAGGCCAAGAAGTGTTAGGCCCAGCAGGTCAAGTAGGTCCAGTAGGTCCAGCAGGTCGAATCGATCTCCTCGGCAGACCACCTCTAATCGACATAGATATCTTACCTGCAGCAGCCACAGACAGCATGGAAATTTACAGGCCTGCATTGGAAACCAAGTCTAAAAGTTGGCCAGGAGCTTTCCCTTACTGGCCAATATGGTACCAATGTAAAATCAACCCCTTCTTGCCAAAATGCAAGTGCTTCTTCAGATGGTTGTACTTCTGCTATCCATACTGGAGCCATCCAATGTGCCAGTGCACCAGATTCTGTCCTTGGTAA